A genomic segment from Tuwongella immobilis encodes:
- the atpB gene encoding F0F1 ATP synthase subunit A, giving the protein MSVWNVAWFGPVLLSDESRRRPGSIPQNVLGNHAGGLPGVTRRGNRGLHADVIPIGCPPAGIISIRSSGRVVMATEKIDPFHHVIDGDIEIFDSTHAIVHLPNWFNRFHLEMAIAAVLLVLVFVTVAQFLKKGKIPRGRLLNAFEFLLLFIRDQVAKPTIGEHDYKRYLPFLWTLFLFILAMNMLGMIPFMGTATASIYVTGALALIAFGVIHGGGVKEHGWGGYIKTFKPHIEANDKVTAAIAPTISIGLFFLEIFSAFVRGFVLAARLFANMLAGHTVLFVMLLFIKMAGNASMGFVSESTSTWLFWLVTPFSVVLSTLMSVLELFVAFLQAFVFTFLTSIFIGLALHPEH; this is encoded by the coding sequence GTGTCGGTTTGGAATGTCGCTTGGTTTGGCCCTGTGCTGCTTTCTGATGAATCGAGAAGGCGTCCTGGGTCAATCCCCCAAAATGTTTTGGGGAACCATGCTGGCGGGTTACCTGGTGTTACTCGTCGTGGAAACCGGGGTCTTCATGCGGATGTCATCCCAATCGGATGCCCCCCCGCAGGTATAATATCGATTCGGTCAAGCGGTAGGGTCGTTATGGCTACAGAAAAGATCGATCCCTTTCATCACGTTATCGACGGTGACATCGAAATTTTCGATTCCACCCATGCGATCGTGCATCTGCCGAACTGGTTCAATCGATTCCACCTGGAAATGGCCATTGCCGCCGTTCTTCTGGTGCTCGTCTTTGTGACCGTGGCGCAATTCCTCAAAAAAGGGAAGATCCCACGCGGTCGATTGCTGAATGCCTTTGAATTTTTGCTGCTGTTCATCCGCGATCAAGTCGCCAAACCGACCATCGGCGAGCACGACTATAAGCGGTATTTGCCGTTTCTTTGGACGTTGTTTTTGTTCATTCTCGCCATGAATATGCTGGGGATGATCCCGTTCATGGGGACCGCCACGGCGAGTATCTACGTCACCGGTGCCCTCGCACTGATCGCCTTTGGCGTCATCCACGGCGGCGGGGTGAAAGAACACGGCTGGGGCGGATACATCAAAACCTTCAAGCCCCACATTGAAGCCAACGACAAAGTGACCGCAGCAATTGCACCGACGATTTCGATTGGTCTGTTCTTTCTCGAAATCTTCTCGGCCTTTGTTCGTGGGTTCGTTCTGGCCGCTCGTCTGTTCGCCAATATGCTGGCCGGACACACGGTTCTCTTTGTGATGTTGCTGTTCATCAAGATGGCCGGCAACGCATCCATGGGGTTCGTGTCAGAATCGACCTCCACCTGGTTGTTCTGGTTGGTCACGCCATTCAGCGTTGTTCTGTCAACTCTGATGAGCGTGCTGGAATTGTTCGTGGCCTTCCTCCAGGCCTTTGTGTTTACCTTCTTGACCTCGATCTTCATCGGACTGGCGTTGCATCCGGAACACTGA
- the atpE gene encoding ATP synthase F0 subunit C has protein sequence MAIVIRSLVVLALVLAFGDSAFAQEAAAKPSSYAGLGMGLSLVGAGLGIGLIGFAALSGIARQPEAADKIQGPMVLLAALVEGAAIISLVLCLVISLL, from the coding sequence ATGGCTATCGTGATTCGTTCGCTGGTGGTTCTGGCCCTGGTTCTGGCCTTCGGTGACAGCGCATTCGCTCAAGAAGCCGCCGCCAAGCCCTCGTCCTACGCCGGTCTGGGCATGGGTCTGAGCCTGGTTGGTGCCGGTCTGGGCATCGGTCTGATCGGCTTTGCCGCTCTGTCGGGCATCGCTCGTCAACCGGAAGCCGCCGATAAGATCCAAGGCCCGATGGTTCTGCTGGCAGCTCTCGTCGAAGGTGCGGCCATCATCAGCCTGGTGCTCTGCTTGGTCATCTCCTTGCTGTAA
- the atpF gene encoding F0F1 ATP synthase subunit B, producing the protein MPRPHLGVILSLGLLLLGASELLASEPASANAAAEKNPFDFLKLERWDLGLWTLVVFGLLMVILGRFAWKPIMEGLDKREQTLASTWEEAEKAKSEAQAIRAQLQQELADANAQIRAMLEEARRDADTLRTSARSEGAAEAKAELDRARREIETARDQALQELWASSVQLASMISSKAIRRELTADDHRRLFDEALSEIQAAKSAGAKG; encoded by the coding sequence ATGCCACGGCCACACCTTGGCGTAATCCTATCGCTTGGACTACTGCTGCTGGGAGCCTCCGAGTTGCTGGCCAGCGAACCGGCTTCTGCGAACGCCGCTGCAGAAAAAAATCCCTTTGACTTCCTCAAACTGGAACGCTGGGATTTGGGTCTGTGGACGTTGGTTGTGTTCGGCTTGCTGATGGTCATTCTGGGCCGATTCGCCTGGAAGCCGATCATGGAAGGCCTGGACAAGCGCGAGCAAACCCTGGCAAGCACCTGGGAAGAGGCCGAAAAAGCCAAGTCCGAAGCGCAAGCGATTCGCGCCCAATTGCAACAAGAATTGGCCGATGCGAATGCTCAAATCCGCGCGATGCTTGAAGAAGCTCGTCGCGATGCCGATACCCTGCGAACCAGCGCCCGAAGCGAAGGGGCCGCAGAAGCCAAGGCCGAACTCGACCGCGCTCGCCGCGAAATCGAAACCGCCCGCGACCAAGCCCTGCAAGAACTCTGGGCCTCTTCGGTCCAACTGGCATCGATGATTTCGTCCAAGGCCATTCGCCGCGAATTGACCGCTGACGATCATCGCCGCCTGTTCGACGAAGCCCTGAGCGAAATCCAGGCTGCGAAATCTGCGGGGGCCAAGGGATGA
- the atpH gene encoding ATP synthase F1 subunit delta: protein MISTEATRLETVLDQVESSERLARNYAEALYAVAAKANAVDSVGEELAVLVMDVIHQSPDLTALFSSRAISRVEKQSILEKSLTGKASPLLMDFLNVLNMHDRLDSLRGIYFAYRKIHDEQANRNRVRVRSAVELSAEQQDRLRQTLTSLLGKDTILEVTVDPELLGGIVLQLGDQIRDYSVRTRLGNVRTHLLTRSSYVIQSQRNRFSSDS from the coding sequence ATGATTTCCACCGAAGCCACACGCCTGGAGACGGTGCTCGACCAGGTGGAGTCCTCCGAGCGTTTGGCTCGGAACTACGCCGAAGCGTTGTACGCGGTTGCCGCCAAAGCCAACGCGGTCGATTCAGTCGGCGAGGAACTGGCTGTCCTGGTGATGGATGTCATCCACCAGTCTCCCGATCTGACCGCATTGTTTTCCTCTCGAGCCATCTCTCGAGTCGAAAAACAATCCATACTCGAAAAATCCTTGACCGGGAAAGCCTCACCGCTGCTCATGGATTTTCTCAATGTGCTGAATATGCACGATCGTCTGGACTCGCTGCGAGGGATTTACTTCGCATATCGAAAGATCCATGACGAGCAAGCGAACCGCAATCGGGTGCGGGTTCGTAGTGCGGTCGAACTCTCTGCCGAACAACAAGACCGCCTCCGGCAGACGCTCACGAGCTTGCTGGGCAAAGATACGATTCTCGAAGTGACAGTCGATCCGGAACTTTTGGGCGGAATCGTTCTTCAACTCGGGGATCAAATCCGCGACTACTCCGTCCGGACGCGTCTGGGAAATGTTCGCACTCATTTGTTGACGAGAAGCAGCTATGTCATTCAAAGCCAACGAAATCGCTTCAGTTCTGACAGCTGA
- the atpA gene encoding F0F1 ATP synthase subunit alpha — protein sequence MSFKANEIASVLTAEIENYRSQIDTREVGKVLEVGDGIARVYGLGGVMAGEMVEFPRTGVFGLAFNLEESSVGIIILGNYLSIREGDEVRTTGQLLSVPVGEGMVGRVVDPLGNPLDGKGPIITSDRRFVESPAPGVADRQPVKTPLQTGIKAIDAMTPVGRGQRELIIGDRKTGKTAIAIDTIINQREEGVICVYVAVGQMEAKVAGTVEALRKYGAMDYTIVVVASSSDPAPLQYIAPYAGTAMAEYFMYQGKDTLCVYDDLSKQAAAYRQLSLLMRRPPGREAYPGDVFYCHSRLLERSARMAEKWVIVPSDADAKSVTAEWGVNSSADSSKPRAASETGKVYVGPLDKEHAEKVDLPKFPGHKLAKIPTSGGSLTALPIIETLEGEVSAYIPTNVISITDGQIYLVPDLFYKGVRPAVDVGVSVSRVGGNAQTGAMKKVAGGLKLDLAAFRDLEAFAQLGTELDKATQRQLDRGYRMIEVLKQPQFEPQPVVDQIMIIYAGTRGYLDNVPVPQVRSWEKQFLQFMKDQMPEVRNALKEKKALTPEIEEQLKKAITTFQPQFKA from the coding sequence ATGTCATTCAAAGCCAACGAAATCGCTTCAGTTCTGACAGCTGAGATCGAGAACTACCGCTCCCAGATCGACACGCGCGAAGTGGGGAAAGTTCTCGAAGTCGGCGACGGCATCGCCCGTGTGTACGGCCTCGGCGGTGTGATGGCCGGCGAAATGGTGGAGTTCCCCCGAACCGGCGTGTTCGGGTTGGCCTTCAACCTCGAAGAAAGCTCGGTCGGGATCATTATTCTCGGCAACTACCTCTCGATTCGAGAAGGTGACGAAGTTCGCACCACCGGCCAACTGTTGTCGGTGCCCGTCGGCGAAGGCATGGTCGGTCGGGTGGTTGACCCGCTCGGCAACCCGCTCGACGGTAAAGGCCCGATCATTACCTCGGATCGCCGATTCGTCGAATCGCCCGCTCCAGGTGTGGCGGATCGCCAGCCGGTGAAAACGCCGCTCCAAACCGGGATCAAGGCCATCGACGCCATGACCCCCGTGGGTCGCGGGCAACGGGAATTGATCATTGGCGACCGCAAAACGGGTAAGACCGCCATCGCCATTGACACCATCATCAACCAACGCGAAGAAGGCGTGATCTGCGTCTACGTCGCCGTCGGTCAGATGGAAGCCAAGGTTGCAGGCACCGTCGAAGCCCTCCGCAAGTACGGCGCGATGGATTACACCATCGTCGTGGTTGCCTCGTCGTCCGATCCGGCTCCGCTGCAGTACATCGCACCGTATGCGGGCACAGCGATGGCCGAGTACTTCATGTATCAGGGCAAAGATACCCTGTGCGTGTATGATGACTTGTCCAAGCAAGCCGCCGCGTATCGTCAATTGTCGCTGCTGATGCGTCGTCCGCCCGGTCGCGAAGCCTACCCCGGTGACGTGTTCTACTGTCACTCGCGCTTGTTGGAACGCTCCGCGCGGATGGCCGAGAAGTGGGTCATCGTTCCGAGTGATGCAGACGCCAAGAGCGTGACCGCCGAATGGGGTGTCAACAGCTCTGCCGATTCGAGCAAGCCCCGCGCGGCGAGCGAAACCGGCAAGGTGTACGTTGGCCCGCTCGACAAGGAACACGCCGAAAAGGTCGATCTGCCGAAGTTCCCCGGTCACAAGCTGGCGAAGATCCCGACTTCAGGTGGTTCGCTCACGGCCCTGCCGATTATCGAAACACTGGAAGGCGAAGTTTCGGCCTACATTCCGACCAACGTGATTTCGATCACCGACGGTCAGATTTACCTGGTGCCGGACCTGTTCTACAAGGGTGTTCGCCCGGCTGTTGACGTCGGCGTCTCGGTGTCGCGCGTCGGTGGCAACGCTCAAACTGGCGCGATGAAGAAGGTCGCCGGCGGGTTGAAGCTCGACTTGGCCGCATTCCGCGACTTGGAAGCGTTCGCTCAGCTGGGTACGGAACTCGACAAGGCCACGCAACGGCAACTCGATCGCGGCTATCGCATGATCGAAGTGCTGAAGCAGCCGCAGTTTGAGCCGCAGCCGGTTGTCGATCAGATCATGATTATTTACGCCGGGACTCGTGGTTATCTCGACAACGTCCCTGTTCCTCAGGTCCGCTCTTGGGAAAAGCAATTCCTTCAATTCATGAAGGATCAAATGCCCGAAGTTCGGAACGCGTTGAAGGAAAAGAAGGCGTTGACCCCGGAAATCGAGGAGCAGTTGAAGAAGGCCATCACGACCTTCCAACCGCAGTTCAAGGCGTGA
- the atpG gene encoding ATP synthase F1 subunit gamma encodes MAKTRVLVKRRKAIRNIRRITRTMELIATARFKKALDRASEAEAYTRKIAELAADLSRSAGDVRHPLLETHATTKKAVLLVLTSNRGLCGGYNAGIIREAMADIRKLETDNIAIDLEVSGKRGLSYFRYQGRPIVQGYTHFEDKPTYAEVEVLANRYIEAYVTGQIDRVDVAYTKFQSAARQVAVVETLLPLSSVTTETAATASSGPSVTYDYQPSAADILNELVPVALKVRLFKFFLDAAVSEQIARRVAMKSATEAAGDLLKAITQEYNRARQAQITKELAEIIAGAEALK; translated from the coding sequence ATGGCCAAAACACGTGTACTTGTCAAACGTCGCAAAGCGATTCGGAATATCCGCCGAATCACTCGGACGATGGAATTGATCGCAACCGCGCGATTCAAGAAAGCCTTGGATCGAGCGAGCGAAGCCGAAGCCTACACCCGCAAAATTGCGGAATTGGCCGCGGATCTGTCTCGCAGCGCCGGCGATGTTCGTCACCCGTTACTGGAAACCCATGCAACCACCAAAAAAGCGGTGTTGCTGGTGCTGACCTCGAATCGCGGTTTGTGCGGCGGCTACAACGCGGGGATCATCCGCGAAGCCATGGCCGACATCCGCAAACTCGAAACGGACAACATTGCGATCGACCTGGAAGTCTCCGGGAAACGGGGTCTGAGCTACTTCCGCTACCAGGGTCGTCCGATTGTACAAGGCTATACCCACTTTGAAGATAAGCCGACTTACGCCGAAGTGGAAGTGCTTGCGAATCGCTACATCGAAGCCTATGTCACCGGTCAGATTGATCGGGTGGATGTGGCCTACACCAAGTTTCAATCGGCGGCCCGTCAAGTGGCAGTCGTTGAAACCCTCTTGCCGCTCTCGTCGGTGACCACCGAAACGGCTGCAACCGCGTCGAGCGGCCCATCCGTCACCTACGATTACCAACCCAGCGCGGCAGACATTCTCAATGAATTGGTGCCGGTCGCACTCAAGGTCCGGTTGTTCAAATTCTTCTTGGATGCTGCGGTGAGCGAACAAATCGCCCGTCGCGTCGCCATGAAATCGGCCACCGAAGCCGCCGGGGATTTGCTCAAAGCCATCACCCAAGAATACAACCGCGCCCGACAAGCTCAGATTACCAAGGAACTGGCCGAAATTATCGCCGGTGCCGAAGCCCTGAAATGA
- the atpD gene encoding F0F1 ATP synthase subunit beta: MTAIAQNTGKIVQVIGSTFDVEFDTAELPKIYNAVRIEAETKNGEIRLTGEVQQHLGGNRVRCVALGSTDGLQRGMIAVDTGAPLSVPVGKETLGRVFNLLGEPIDGRGPIGHQEVRSIHRTPPEFSELSPKAEVLVTGIKVVDLLTPLVRGGKAGLFGGAGLGKTVILQELITRIAKEYKGYSVFAGVGERTREGNDLWLEMQETKTSAAADAPSVLESTAMVFGQMNEPPGARLRVALSALTMAEWFRDSTGTETLLFVDNIFRFSQAGSEVSALLGRMPSAVGYQPTLATEMGELQERITSTSKGAITSVQAVYVPADDPTDPAPANTFQHLDAFIYLERSISEKGIYPAIDPLASNSRLLDAQFIGERHFNVARRVQQILQRYRELQDIIAILGVEELSEDDKKVVSRARRIERFLSQPFYVAEAFTGKSGNFTSLEDTIRSFEELCDGKWDHLPESAFMYVGSIEQAAEAAERMKQS, translated from the coding sequence ATGACCGCAATCGCACAAAACACCGGCAAGATCGTGCAGGTGATTGGCTCCACCTTCGACGTGGAATTTGACACCGCCGAACTGCCGAAAATTTACAACGCTGTCCGCATCGAAGCCGAAACCAAGAACGGCGAAATCCGTTTGACCGGCGAAGTGCAACAGCACCTGGGCGGCAATCGCGTTCGCTGCGTGGCCCTCGGCTCCACCGACGGCCTCCAACGCGGCATGATCGCCGTGGACACGGGCGCCCCGCTGTCGGTGCCCGTTGGCAAAGAAACGCTTGGACGCGTCTTCAACCTGTTGGGCGAACCGATCGACGGTCGCGGCCCAATCGGCCACCAAGAAGTGCGCTCCATCCATCGCACTCCGCCAGAATTCTCCGAACTGTCGCCCAAGGCCGAAGTGCTGGTCACCGGCATCAAGGTCGTTGACTTGCTCACCCCGCTGGTTCGCGGTGGTAAGGCCGGTCTGTTCGGCGGTGCCGGGCTGGGCAAGACCGTTATTTTGCAGGAACTCATCACCCGGATCGCCAAAGAATACAAAGGCTATTCGGTGTTCGCTGGCGTGGGTGAACGGACCCGCGAAGGGAACGACTTGTGGCTGGAAATGCAAGAAACCAAAACCAGCGCCGCCGCAGACGCCCCGAGCGTGCTCGAATCGACCGCGATGGTGTTCGGCCAAATGAATGAACCGCCCGGCGCACGTCTTCGCGTCGCCCTGTCGGCTCTGACCATGGCCGAATGGTTCCGCGACTCCACCGGTACCGAAACCCTGCTGTTCGTGGACAACATCTTCCGCTTCTCGCAAGCCGGTTCGGAAGTGTCCGCTCTGCTCGGTCGGATGCCTTCTGCCGTGGGTTATCAGCCGACTCTGGCGACCGAAATGGGTGAACTGCAAGAGCGGATTACCTCGACCTCGAAGGGTGCTATCACTTCGGTGCAAGCCGTGTATGTGCCCGCCGACGACCCCACTGACCCGGCTCCGGCGAATACCTTCCAGCACTTGGATGCGTTCATTTACCTGGAACGCTCCATCTCGGAAAAGGGGATTTACCCGGCCATCGATCCGCTGGCATCGAACAGCCGTCTGTTGGATGCCCAGTTCATCGGCGAACGGCACTTCAATGTCGCCCGCCGCGTGCAACAGATTCTCCAACGCTACCGCGAACTGCAAGACATCATTGCGATTCTCGGCGTCGAAGAATTGAGCGAAGACGATAAGAAGGTCGTGTCTCGAGCTCGCCGCATCGAACGCTTCCTGTCGCAGCCGTTCTACGTCGCGGAAGCCTTCACCGGCAAGTCGGGGAACTTCACCTCCCTGGAAGACACCATCCGCAGCTTCGAAGAACTCTGCGATGGCAAGTGGGATCACCTGCCGGAAAGCGCGTTCATGTATGTTGGCAGCATCGAACAAGCCGCCGAAGCTGCCGAACGCATGAAGCAGTCGTAA
- the atpC gene encoding ATP synthase F1 subunit epsilon: MAESTGKRLQCVIVTPERAFLDEQVDSVIVPLFDGEFGVLPLHEAFVGRLAPGELRFVQAGTTKRYFIDRGFVQFRDNVLTVLTSQARSATDLAAPEITQELANAEAMPKENAVQAESRNLAISRARAKQRILDKQTARA; this comes from the coding sequence ATGGCAGAATCGACCGGTAAACGACTCCAATGCGTCATTGTCACCCCGGAACGGGCGTTCCTGGATGAGCAAGTCGACAGCGTCATCGTGCCGTTATTCGATGGCGAATTTGGAGTGCTGCCGCTTCACGAAGCATTCGTGGGGCGGTTGGCTCCGGGCGAACTTCGGTTCGTCCAAGCTGGCACAACCAAACGGTATTTCATCGATCGCGGCTTCGTCCAATTCCGCGACAATGTGCTGACCGTGCTGACCAGCCAAGCCCGCAGTGCGACCGATCTCGCCGCTCCTGAGATTACTCAGGAATTGGCGAACGCGGAAGCGATGCCGAAAGAGAATGCCGTGCAAGCGGAATCCCGGAACCTCGCCATCAGTCGAGCCCGGGCCAAACAACGGATTCTCGACAAGCAGACTGCTCGGGCGTAA
- a CDS encoding Tex-like N-terminal domain-containing protein, translating to MQTTTTTGGQPPSDLSRIAQDLQIRKVQVEHVVQLLDDGNTVPFIARFRKEQTNGLGEDLLRKIQARIHSSRQLAERKQTILKSIETQGKLSEELSQAILAAETQRRLDDLYLPYRSKKISPEVRAAIDLNLEPLAIAIWSGDPAVNDLDNVVAGMVDPTKNLNTVEEILSGAKILLAQYVAELPELRGAIRHVILESGKLLASKAETVAEGQGQEFRDYFAFSESVKQMPPHRILAVNRGEREKILKVKLEWDHERVSQIIAEQTAFPEHPHRELIQSVVADAIQRVLVPALESELRRDLTEKAQEHAVSIFARNLRSLLLQPPLEPKRVLAIDPGLRNGCKIVAMDQTGAFLEEATIYPHAPQNKKADARRRLEELIRKHQIQVIAIGNGTACRETEQLVADLIADIDARRAAGTLDPFFVQTGSRNSRGPKNPPTPVAAPEPVTAPAEAPVAETVATSEEAPAEVTSPEVPASEPVVTPEVVAESTAVVDAPAAETSEPAAPESAPAEAAVSEPAAVEPTSEPTAPPAPEEPRVSLPHPTEELAYVIVNEAGATDYANSAIAREELPMLDPSVRATLSIGRRLQDPLRELVKNDPQHVGVGLYQHDVRAKHLKESLEGVVESCVNYVGVDLNDATAPMLRHISGLNQVVAREIVDFRAAQGPFKSRDALMQIPSINPHRYNQAIGFLKISGGEEPLDATWVHPEQYELARRLLADAGFTAADLFDAEKLQALVAKLAETPHEELAARYSLSPGAMADFIDCLIRPGYDPRQDLPPPIFKKGLLKLEDLTPNMELKGTVLNVVDFGAFVDIGLKDSGLVHISQMANRYIKSPYDVVAVGDVVTVWVMQVDAERRRVSLTMIEPGTERKPPERGAGGDRRRSNPEAGGGDRPPRREGGPARGERRDGQDAGPNRGRGPRPGGAGGPPNSGQGGGRPPMGGQRPGAPRPFRAGRLSDRGEGDSGDASRPAPPPRKPAKPRSLPNLSDAALKGKAPLHTFGELEAFFKAKDVPGKPETPPANDPPAASPESDTPPAAE from the coding sequence ATGCAAACCACGACGACGACGGGCGGACAACCGCCGTCAGACTTGTCCCGGATCGCCCAAGACCTGCAGATTCGCAAGGTTCAAGTCGAGCACGTTGTTCAACTGCTCGATGACGGGAACACGGTCCCCTTTATTGCTCGTTTCCGCAAGGAGCAGACGAACGGATTGGGAGAGGATCTTCTACGGAAGATTCAAGCCCGTATCCATTCGTCCCGCCAACTTGCCGAACGCAAGCAGACGATCCTGAAAAGTATCGAGACGCAGGGGAAACTCAGCGAGGAACTCTCCCAGGCCATCCTCGCCGCGGAAACCCAACGCCGATTGGACGATCTGTACCTGCCGTATCGCTCGAAGAAAATTTCTCCCGAAGTTCGTGCCGCCATCGATCTCAATCTCGAACCACTCGCCATCGCGATCTGGTCGGGAGATCCCGCTGTCAACGACTTGGATAATGTTGTTGCAGGGATGGTCGATCCGACGAAGAATCTCAACACGGTGGAAGAGATTCTGTCCGGCGCGAAAATCCTTCTCGCACAATACGTTGCGGAACTTCCCGAACTTCGCGGCGCGATTCGCCACGTGATTCTGGAATCCGGCAAACTGCTCGCCAGCAAAGCGGAAACGGTTGCCGAAGGCCAAGGCCAAGAGTTCCGCGACTATTTCGCATTCTCCGAATCGGTCAAGCAGATGCCTCCGCATCGGATCTTGGCCGTCAATCGCGGCGAACGCGAAAAGATTCTCAAGGTCAAGCTCGAATGGGATCACGAACGCGTGAGCCAGATCATCGCCGAGCAGACCGCTTTTCCCGAACATCCGCATCGCGAGTTGATTCAATCGGTTGTCGCCGATGCGATTCAACGGGTGCTGGTGCCCGCGCTCGAATCGGAATTGCGTCGCGATCTCACTGAAAAAGCGCAAGAGCATGCGGTCAGCATCTTTGCTCGAAATCTGCGCAGTCTGTTGCTGCAACCGCCGTTGGAACCGAAGCGAGTTCTCGCCATCGATCCGGGGCTGCGCAACGGCTGCAAGATCGTTGCAATGGATCAGACCGGGGCGTTCCTCGAAGAAGCCACCATCTACCCGCACGCTCCGCAGAACAAGAAGGCGGATGCTCGCCGTCGCTTGGAAGAATTGATCCGCAAGCATCAGATTCAAGTGATTGCGATTGGCAACGGCACCGCCTGTCGAGAAACCGAACAACTCGTCGCCGATCTGATTGCCGACATTGATGCGCGTCGTGCGGCCGGCACGCTAGATCCGTTCTTTGTTCAGACCGGGTCTCGCAATTCTCGCGGGCCGAAGAATCCTCCGACCCCAGTCGCGGCTCCGGAACCTGTTACGGCCCCGGCCGAAGCTCCGGTTGCAGAGACCGTCGCTACCAGCGAGGAAGCGCCTGCTGAAGTGACGTCTCCCGAAGTCCCAGCATCCGAACCTGTTGTGACTCCGGAAGTTGTGGCGGAATCGACTGCGGTTGTTGATGCACCCGCTGCGGAAACGTCGGAACCTGCTGCTCCGGAATCCGCTCCAGCCGAAGCGGCTGTCAGCGAACCCGCGGCGGTCGAACCGACATCCGAGCCGACAGCTCCGCCCGCACCGGAAGAGCCACGCGTTTCGCTGCCGCATCCGACGGAAGAATTGGCGTATGTGATCGTAAACGAAGCCGGAGCAACGGATTACGCCAACTCGGCGATTGCCCGCGAAGAACTGCCGATGCTCGATCCTTCGGTTCGCGCGACGCTTTCGATCGGCCGCCGATTGCAAGATCCGTTGCGTGAACTCGTGAAGAACGATCCGCAGCATGTCGGCGTCGGCTTGTATCAGCATGACGTTCGGGCCAAGCACCTCAAGGAGTCGCTTGAAGGTGTGGTCGAATCGTGCGTCAATTATGTCGGCGTTGACTTGAATGACGCAACGGCACCCATGTTGCGACATATCTCGGGATTGAATCAGGTGGTTGCTCGGGAAATCGTCGATTTCCGAGCTGCTCAAGGGCCGTTCAAGTCCCGCGATGCGCTGATGCAAATTCCAAGCATCAATCCGCATCGTTACAATCAGGCGATCGGGTTCTTGAAAATTTCCGGTGGTGAAGAACCGCTGGATGCGACTTGGGTGCATCCCGAACAGTACGAGCTAGCCCGGCGTCTGTTGGCAGATGCTGGATTTACGGCTGCGGACTTGTTCGATGCCGAGAAGTTGCAAGCCCTGGTTGCGAAACTGGCTGAGACGCCGCATGAAGAACTGGCGGCTCGCTATTCGCTCTCGCCGGGCGCGATGGCCGATTTTATCGATTGTTTGATTCGTCCGGGATACGATCCACGCCAGGATTTGCCGCCGCCGATCTTCAAGAAGGGGCTGCTGAAACTGGAAGACCTCACTCCGAATATGGAGTTGAAGGGGACGGTTCTGAATGTCGTCGATTTCGGCGCATTCGTTGACATTGGCTTGAAGGACAGCGGTCTCGTTCACATTAGCCAAATGGCCAATCGCTACATCAAGAGTCCATATGATGTGGTCGCGGTCGGCGATGTGGTGACCGTTTGGGTCATGCAGGTCGATGCGGAACGTCGTCGGGTTTCGCTGACGATGATCGAACCGGGAACGGAACGCAAGCCGCCCGAACGGGGTGCGGGTGGTGATCGTCGCCGATCGAATCCGGAAGCGGGTGGTGGGGATCGTCCGCCGCGTCGCGAAGGTGGTCCGGCTCGTGGCGAACGCCGCGATGGTCAAGACGCTGGCCCGAACCGTGGTCGTGGACCACGTCCGGGTGGGGCAGGTGGCCCGCCAAATTCGGGACAAGGTGGTGGTCGTCCGCCGATGGGTGGACAGCGTCCTGGTGCGCCGCGACCGTTCCGAGCAGGCCGACTGTCTGATCGCGGTGAGGGCGATTCTGGAGATGCATCGCGTCCGGCACCGCCGCCACGCAAACCGGCGAAGCCGCGTTCGCTGCCGAATCTGTCGGATGCCGCGTTGAAGGGCAAGGCTCCGCTGCATACCTTCGGTGAGCTGGAAGCATTCTTCAAGGCGAAGGATGTGCCCGGCAAGCCGGAAACTCCGCCGGCCAATGACCCGCCAGCGGCCTCTCCGGAATCGGATACTCCGCCTGCCGCCGAGTAA